One window from the genome of Pantoea vagans encodes:
- a CDS encoding SMP-30/gluconolactonase/LRE family protein, with protein MITLTPADVRQTSIFTRLPDRFRLPDSNNAWAVANRGGQLTESFLEGPVWHPSGCLYLTDIPYGRIFRVDMTGNWALVVQYDGEPNGMKLADPDTLLITDYRHGIMKLCLKTHSVSPWLARRNSESFRGVNDLTTDSQGNLYFTDQGQTGLHDPTGRVYRLSQDGRLDMLLDNCPSPNGLVLSPDEKVLYVAMTRSNAIWRVPLQRDGSVSKVSQYFTSHGPSGPDGLAMNANGELLIANPGLGRIWLLNDLAEPAEILTSPAGRSTTNLCFGGESLQQLFITESVSGSILTCPMKTPGHPLPCISTEFL; from the coding sequence ATGATCACCCTGACGCCTGCAGATGTCAGGCAGACATCGATTTTTACCCGCCTGCCAGACCGTTTTCGCTTACCGGATAGCAACAATGCCTGGGCCGTCGCGAATCGCGGGGGACAGCTTACCGAATCGTTCCTTGAAGGGCCGGTCTGGCATCCTTCAGGCTGTCTGTATCTGACCGATATTCCCTATGGCCGCATATTCCGGGTTGATATGACAGGCAACTGGGCGCTCGTCGTGCAATATGACGGCGAACCTAATGGCATGAAACTCGCCGATCCGGATACGCTTTTGATTACGGATTATCGTCATGGGATCATGAAACTCTGCCTCAAAACCCACAGCGTGTCGCCGTGGCTGGCTCGCCGTAATAGCGAGAGTTTCCGTGGTGTTAACGATTTAACCACCGACAGCCAGGGGAACCTCTATTTCACCGATCAGGGGCAAACAGGGCTACACGATCCCACCGGTCGTGTTTACCGGCTGAGCCAGGATGGACGCCTGGATATGCTGCTGGATAACTGCCCCAGCCCGAATGGACTGGTTCTGTCCCCGGACGAAAAAGTACTTTACGTCGCGATGACGCGCAGCAATGCGATCTGGCGCGTACCGCTTCAGCGTGATGGTTCAGTCAGCAAAGTCAGTCAGTATTTTACCTCACACGGTCCCAGCGGTCCTGATGGACTGGCTATGAACGCCAATGGCGAGTTGCTGATTGCCAACCCAGGTCTGGGGCGCATCTGGCTGCTTAACGATCTGGCTGAGCCCGCAGAAATTCTCACCAGCCCCGCCGGGCGCTCCACGACCAACCTCTGCTTTGGTGGTGAAAGCCTGCAACAGCTTTTTATTACCGAATCGGTCAGCGGCAGCATTCTTACCTGCCCGATGAAAACACCCGGTCACCCATTGCCCTGTATTTCCACCGAATTTCTTTGA
- a CDS encoding MFS transporter, whose translation MNLQSVSADSPVKTEAVSEPRDAMNQIDFDQSERAAGKAFRRILPFIFICYVVSYLDRTNVSFAALGMNADLGITAEQFGFGAGMFFIGYFLFEVPSNLIMQKVGARIWIARIMISWGIISMATAFVTGPTSFAFARFCLGVAEAGFTPGIYLFFTYWFPGTWRAKITAAFLVGIPVANIIGAPLSGMLMQITGHEHIRNWQWLLVLEGFPAVILGIICLFYLNDRPAKANWLTDAEKTLLTRRLENEQQKIEKAHGSSMRDALRNPLLYLLAFINFCGIVGSIGVGLWMPQIIKQMGVSHTATGFLTALPYICGAVGMLLWAQRANASGNRIRWISAALVIAAVALASSAIVDQPVIKMIALCFTVSGILAFQASFWALPSGFLTGSAAAGGLAMIVSVGNLGGFVGPSLIGYIRQSSGEFMWALLAVSAVLLAGALAVALVKDPYRKGV comes from the coding sequence ATGAATCTGCAATCTGTAAGCGCTGACTCACCTGTTAAGACGGAAGCCGTGTCTGAACCCCGTGATGCAATGAATCAAATCGATTTTGACCAAAGTGAACGGGCGGCAGGTAAAGCGTTCCGCCGTATCCTGCCGTTTATTTTCATCTGTTATGTTGTGAGTTATCTGGATCGCACCAACGTCAGCTTCGCTGCTCTCGGCATGAATGCCGATCTGGGGATTACAGCTGAGCAGTTCGGGTTCGGGGCCGGGATGTTTTTTATCGGCTATTTCCTGTTTGAGGTGCCAAGTAACCTCATCATGCAAAAGGTGGGCGCACGTATCTGGATCGCCCGCATTATGATCTCATGGGGAATCATCTCCATGGCGACCGCCTTCGTCACCGGGCCCACAAGCTTCGCCTTTGCCCGTTTTTGTCTGGGGGTGGCCGAAGCCGGATTTACACCCGGTATCTATCTGTTCTTCACCTACTGGTTTCCCGGAACCTGGCGCGCAAAGATTACGGCAGCCTTTTTAGTGGGTATCCCTGTAGCGAATATCATCGGCGCGCCGTTATCCGGGATGTTGATGCAAATCACCGGGCATGAGCATATCCGTAACTGGCAGTGGTTGCTGGTGCTGGAAGGTTTCCCGGCGGTTATCCTGGGCATTATCTGCCTGTTCTATCTGAATGACCGTCCGGCAAAGGCAAACTGGTTAACTGATGCGGAAAAAACATTGCTGACCAGGCGACTGGAGAATGAGCAGCAGAAAATTGAGAAGGCGCACGGTTCCAGCATGCGCGATGCGCTGCGTAATCCCCTGCTTTACCTGCTGGCCTTTATTAACTTCTGCGGCATTGTCGGTTCTATCGGCGTGGGCCTCTGGATGCCGCAGATCATTAAGCAGATGGGCGTCAGTCATACCGCCACCGGTTTCCTGACCGCGTTACCTTATATCTGTGGCGCGGTCGGAATGCTGCTCTGGGCACAGCGGGCCAATGCATCCGGCAACCGCATTCGGTGGATCAGCGCGGCGCTGGTTATTGCTGCTGTTGCACTGGCGTCGAGTGCCATCGTGGATCAACCGGTCATCAAGATGATTGCGCTCTGTTTCACCGTAAGCGGCATTCTGGCTTTCCAGGCTTCATTCTGGGCGCTGCCTTCCGGTTTTCTGACAGGAAGCGCAGCCGCAGGTGGCTTAGCGATGATTGTCTCTGTCGGAAACCTGGGCGGTTTTGTCGGGCCGTCCCTTATTGGCTACATCCGGCAGTCAAGCGGCGAGTTTATGTGGGCGCTGCTGGCGGTTTCCGCCGTGTTACTGGCTGGCGCGCTTGCCGTCGCATTGGTTAAAGATCCTTATCGCAAAGGCGTGTGA
- a CDS encoding metallophosphoesterase, translating to MLIAQISDIHASSDNDHLCRFDRVLTWLTHLKPDVLVLTGDLTDGYWREGYTKIAALLDQQSYPSFVLPGNSDDRSLMRSVWGNNKWAYDCPVEAMHFSHHAGDLRLIGLDSTVHAQKHGSVSDRLEWLHKQFNNADAAPALLFMHHHVVESGIPTLDETICRGGDKLEDFIRRNPQSVLAVCSGHVHRPIAGTFAGIPAYICGSICPANPVWFGTPNVPPVSDPPALMIHRFVSNILTSYHVCV from the coding sequence ATGCTAATAGCGCAGATTTCAGATATTCATGCTTCTTCAGATAATGATCACTTATGCCGGTTTGACCGGGTTTTGACGTGGCTCACCCACCTGAAACCTGACGTACTGGTGCTAACTGGTGATCTGACAGATGGATACTGGCGGGAAGGTTACACAAAGATTGCAGCGCTTCTTGATCAGCAGAGTTATCCTTCCTTCGTACTGCCGGGCAATTCAGATGATCGCAGCTTAATGCGTTCGGTGTGGGGTAATAACAAATGGGCGTACGACTGTCCTGTTGAAGCGATGCACTTCTCGCATCATGCTGGAGATCTGCGTTTAATCGGCCTGGATTCAACGGTACATGCACAGAAGCATGGTAGCGTTTCGGACCGTCTCGAATGGTTGCATAAACAATTCAACAATGCTGACGCCGCCCCAGCATTGCTGTTTATGCATCATCACGTAGTTGAATCAGGTATTCCCACACTTGATGAAACGATCTGCAGAGGCGGGGACAAGTTGGAAGATTTCATCAGACGTAATCCTCAAAGCGTGCTGGCTGTCTGTTCCGGGCATGTTCACCGACCTATAGCAGGCACGTTCGCGGGTATTCCAGCGTATATCTGTGGCTCTATCTGCCCTGCCAACCCTGTGTGGTTTGGAACACCAAATGTTCCTCCTGTAAGTGATCCTCCCGCGTTAATGATTCACCGCTTCGTCAGTAATATTCTCACCAGCTATCATGTCTGCGTATAA
- a CDS encoding O-methyltransferase, whose protein sequence is MRTPDYPSQDSDKWSQVDAWFSEKLAPQEPELINALQNNVKHGLPTHDVSALQGKMLSIFIQMSRAVRVLEIGTLGAYSTLWMARALPPHGSVTTIEFNKHHAQVARQNISNAGLTERVMLHTGTALDILPTLKGPFDLIFIDADKVNNPHYLEWVIRLSRAGSVIVGDNTVRGGSIIDSESDDPNVIGLRNFIEMISEDKRLDATAIQTVGEKGWDGFVIAIVRTV, encoded by the coding sequence ATGAGAACGCCTGATTATCCCTCGCAGGATTCAGATAAATGGTCACAGGTAGATGCCTGGTTTTCTGAAAAACTCGCACCACAGGAACCTGAGCTGATTAATGCTCTTCAGAACAACGTTAAGCACGGATTACCGACACACGATGTCTCTGCTCTACAGGGAAAAATGCTGTCCATCTTCATCCAGATGTCACGCGCTGTGCGCGTTCTTGAAATTGGCACGCTTGGCGCCTACAGCACCCTATGGATGGCCAGGGCTTTGCCGCCACATGGAAGCGTAACAACGATTGAGTTCAATAAACATCATGCACAAGTGGCTCGCCAGAATATAAGCAATGCCGGGCTGACTGAACGCGTGATGCTGCACACGGGTACTGCACTGGATATCCTGCCCACTCTTAAAGGCCCCTTTGACCTGATTTTTATCGATGCCGATAAGGTGAATAATCCACATTATCTGGAATGGGTAATCAGATTATCACGTGCAGGTAGCGTTATTGTGGGTGACAACACGGTGCGCGGCGGCAGCATTATTGATTCTGAAAGTGATGATCCAAATGTCATCGGCCTGAGAAATTTTATCGAGATGATCTCTGAGGATAAGCGACTTGATGCCACGGCGATTCAGACTGTAGGTGAAAAGGGCTGGGATGGGTTCGTGATAGCTATCGTCAGGACGGTATAG
- a CDS encoding methyl-accepting chemotaxis protein, producing MLTAAFLTVILAGVFVTGFAGFKLNTASEQQALTRARLGDLQALQSLKDNLTQQALLLVSAAAGTQPQTEEKVKTQFFALQTTNDNTTAHFRQLINGAKSIPGINLAEVEEASTQLNKIEVASGPLRQAEQNLFTPDAIAFRDKLRSELIPALTQYRIAVDGMVNYQARVTGKTAETSTQALSGVYVTLAVLTTLFVILGFVMSGLITRWLKVQLGGEPSHAQGLAAAIAAGDLTTTVTLRQGDTVSMMASLESMQNNLRNLVSHIKDSSASVAMAADEISQGNTELSSRTEQQAAALQETAASIEQLTVTVKSNAAGAQQTADSARQTAALARSGEHDMQRMSETMNDISKSAVKVRDITAVIEGIAFQTNILALNAAVEAARAGEQGRGFAVVAGEVRTLAQRSATAARDIKHLIEEAVAQVESGVVVATGTGKSILDINAMVGKLADAMDNISLASAEQMQGISQVSIAVNEMDGVTQNNAALVEESSSASQSLSAQAHSLREAVNAFRL from the coding sequence ATGCTTACCGCAGCATTTCTCACTGTCATCTTAGCGGGCGTTTTTGTAACAGGTTTTGCCGGGTTTAAACTTAATACCGCCAGCGAACAGCAGGCATTGACCCGCGCGCGCCTTGGCGATCTTCAGGCACTTCAGTCGCTAAAAGATAACCTGACTCAGCAGGCGCTTCTCTTAGTCTCTGCGGCTGCAGGCACTCAGCCCCAGACAGAAGAAAAAGTTAAAACGCAGTTTTTTGCCTTGCAGACCACGAATGACAATACCACTGCGCATTTCCGGCAGTTGATCAACGGCGCTAAAAGCATTCCTGGAATTAATCTTGCTGAAGTCGAAGAGGCTTCCACGCAACTCAATAAAATTGAAGTAGCATCAGGTCCGCTTCGTCAGGCAGAGCAGAATCTGTTTACGCCAGATGCTATTGCGTTCCGGGATAAGCTCCGGAGCGAACTGATTCCTGCGCTTACTCAATATCGTATCGCAGTGGACGGCATGGTGAATTATCAGGCGCGGGTTACAGGTAAAACGGCAGAAACCTCAACGCAGGCGCTCTCGGGTGTTTATGTCACGCTGGCGGTTCTGACGACCCTGTTTGTCATTTTGGGGTTTGTGATGAGTGGCCTGATTACCCGCTGGCTCAAGGTTCAGCTGGGTGGCGAACCTTCTCATGCGCAGGGCCTGGCCGCCGCGATTGCGGCAGGGGATCTGACAACGACGGTGACACTTCGTCAGGGGGATACCGTCAGCATGATGGCGTCCCTGGAGAGTATGCAAAATAATCTGCGCAACCTGGTCTCCCATATAAAAGACTCCTCCGCTTCGGTAGCCATGGCTGCTGATGAAATTTCCCAGGGCAATACCGAACTATCCTCCCGTACAGAGCAGCAGGCTGCCGCGTTACAGGAAACGGCCGCCAGTATCGAACAGCTTACCGTCACGGTAAAAAGCAATGCAGCGGGCGCGCAGCAGACTGCGGACTCTGCCCGCCAAACCGCTGCCCTGGCGCGGTCGGGCGAGCACGATATGCAGCGGATGTCAGAGACGATGAATGATATTTCCAAAAGTGCAGTGAAAGTCCGCGATATTACTGCCGTTATCGAAGGGATTGCCTTCCAGACTAATATTCTGGCGCTTAACGCTGCGGTGGAAGCCGCTCGCGCGGGCGAACAGGGGCGGGGTTTTGCCGTCGTTGCCGGTGAAGTCAGGACGCTTGCTCAGCGCAGCGCTACGGCTGCCAGAGATATAAAACATCTGATTGAAGAAGCGGTAGCACAGGTCGAAAGTGGTGTTGTTGTCGCAACCGGAACAGGCAAGAGCATCCTTGATATCAATGCTATGGTCGGAAAACTGGCCGACGCAATGGACAATATCTCACTTGCCTCAGCAGAGCAGATGCAGGGCATTTCTCAGGTCAGTATTGCGGTCAATGAGATGGATGGCGTCACGCAGAATAATGCTGCACTGGTTGAGGAATCTTCTTCGGCATCGCAGTCACTTTCAGCCCAGGCACATTCGTTACGTGAAGCAGTGAATGCTTTTCGTCTGTAA